The DNA window CAGTTTTCTGGGTTCAGCCAGCACTGCGCCGCCACCGGGCATCTCTTCGGCGGTCAGATCATGGCCCAGGCCTTTTCCGCTGCATCACAAACGGTGAGCCTGCCCCGGCTCGGGCATCAACTCAGTGGTCAATTTCTGCGTCAGGGCGATACCGAAAGCCCGGTGTATTTCCGTGTTGAGCGAGTGAAAGAAGGTCGCAGCTTTAGCCATCGCCGTGTGAGTGCGTCCCAGGGTGGTCGCTGTCTGTTCACCCTGGATGCGACTTTTCAAGAGGATGAAGCAGGGCTGGATCACGGTGAGTGTTCACCCGTGACTGGGGATCCCGAATCCCTGCCCCGGCTAGAGGATTTTGACGCCGAGTTTATCGGCCCAGGGCCGCGCCAGTTGTTTGATTTTCTGGCCACTTACAGCGTGTTGGAATATCGCTTTGAGGCGCCGCCGGCCTATCTGGAACACCGTGACCGGCCGGCGCGCCAGCGCACCTGGGTGCGTGCAAAGTACCCGCTGCCTGAAGACCCGGCATTGCAGCGGGCCTTGTTGGTTTACGCGAGTGACCACAATTTTCTGCGTACGGCATTGCTCCCCTATCGCAGTCGGGTTGGCAAGGAGGCCTTTCAATTTGCCAGCCTGAATCACTCCCTGTGGATTCACCGGCAGGTCGATCTGTCTGAATGGCTGCGCTATGAGGTGGTCAGCCCGGTGGCCTGCCATCATCGTACGCTGGTAACCGGGCATTTCTACGATCTGGCCGGTCGGCTGGTGGCGACGGCCGTGCAGGAAGGGTTAATGCGGCTTGCCAGTGAAGGTGGGCTTGCCTCTGAGGTAGTTTAAAAGGCTAGCCCGGCGGTGTTACCAGCGATAGTTCACCTGGAATGATAAGGCGTAGGACTTGAATTTTTCCTCGGCGTCTTGTCCGAGCGGCAGCTGGGTATTGGTGTAGTGGCGGTTATTGTTGGCGGTGTAGAGGTAGGTAATCGCTGCGCTCCAATGGTCGTCAAATTGCTTTTGCAGGGCGGCGCTGAAATGCCACTTGGCTTGCAAATTGTTGAGTGGCGTGATCGCTGATTTCTCTGTCAAATTACTAACGCGCAAAATGCCGCCCATCGCCTTCAGGCTGTCGTTAAACTGATATTCCACTGACACCGAGTGGGCGAAATTATCCATGCCGCCAAAATCACCCTTGATCTTGATGTCAGGCGCATTGGCATCTTCTGCTCGCGATAGCGTCGTGTCGATCCCGCCCAGTGCCTCGCTCCATTCCAGCCAGCTGATCTCGGCGCCGAGGTTAAGTTGTGGTGTTACCTGCCAGGAGGCGCCCAGATTGATTTCCCGGGGCAGCGACAGCCCATCGATCTCGGCGTCGTTGTACTGCACTTTGCCCATCCCGATCGCCTGGTAATTCACCTGGGCGCTACCGCCCTCCAGCACCAGCTTGGTCTTTTCGCCATAACTGAGGCCCAGGGTCACGGTTTCGCTGGCATCGTATTGCACCCCGGCCCGCCAGGAGAAGGAAATGCCGCTGAGATTGTCGATGCGCAGGCCAAAGAACGGCCCCTCTGCGCTGGAAGTTTCGTGAAACAGTTTTTGCTCGGCCTCGGAGTAGTTAAGTGAGGCCGACAGCCCCAGACGCAGGCGGTCATTGACCCGCCAGGCGATAGCGGGTGCTGCCCGAAACACGCCGAACATGGCCGAGAGTTCATCCTCGTTGTTGTACTGGGTGGTTAAGTCCTCGTAGATGTAGCCGACACCGCCCTGGGCAAACACGCCAAAGCCCACCACAACATCTGGGTTAGCCTCTAGGGGGCTGGTCCAGGCACCGCTCACCAGCACCACAAAGTCGTTATTGGAGTGTTGCTGATTGCCCAGGGAGTCCCAATGGCTGATACCGCGAATAATGTGGGGCTCCAGATTCAGGGATAAATTCGCTGAGCGCTGTCGGGCGATCCCGGCGGTATTGCCGTTGAGGCCCATCGGGCCGCTGGAATAGGCGGTATCCGTTCCGGCTTTGCCAATGGCCTCGGTACCAAAGCCCACCGGATTGACGCCAATTCCAGCGGCGGCGAAGGGGGACCAGCAGAGTGCTATGGTGAGGGTGAGTTGCGGAAGAGGGCTGCGGGTGAATGTCATAAATATACCGATTAGTATTTTTTGGCCAATAATATACCGAAAGGTATATTATTGGCAGCGTTATTTTGGTGTGAGTTTCTTTTCCGGCAGGGCTTGGGTATAAGGGCGATCGGCATAGCGCCGTAAGGCGAAAACAGAGGTAGGGGAATGGCGGAACAGAAAATCAGCAAGCGGCAGAAAACGCGGGAGTTGATTCTCCGGGTAGCAGCGCAGCAATTTTCAAAATACGGTTTTGCTGGCACCAGCATGGATGGCTTGGCAAAGGCCTGTAAGTTGACCAAAGGCGCCCTGTACGACCACTTTGGTGGCAAAGACGATGTCTATGTGCAGAGTCTTACTGCCCATTTTGACCAGGCCCTGGACGGCCTTGAGGTGAAGACCCTGGGTTTGGCGGCGGCACCGGTGGAGGAGCGTTTGCTCTCCTTTGCCCGCAATTTCGTGCAGCTTCTGTCGGATGACAAGGTGTTCCGGCGGTTGATTATTCACTGGATTACCGACACCCGAACAAGCCCCTCGCAATTGCTGGTCAGCGGTCGGATCGTCAAGGCCTTTGATTACATGGTGGGGCTGTTGCAGGAATATCGACCACATCTGGATGCCCGCTATCATGCCTACGGGTTTTTCTGCACCGCCATTTTGGCAGAGGACATGCGCAGTGTCGCCGAGGTACTAACGCCAGAAGTGAAGTCGGTGAAAACCGCCGAGGGCCTGTTGAGCTATTTTAGGGAGACTTTGGGGTAGGTCTGCACGGCGGTCGGCTCCTCGATAAGTGGTTGAGTACAATGGGTGGTGTTAGCGAAGCGTTCCCCCTCAGAGGGGCTCGCTAACAGGGACCTCCCGCCTTAACCCAGGCCTCCAGGGCCTCGACAAATTCCGGCTGGGACAGCGGTGGCAAGCTGCGACCCTTGCCCGGCTGCCAACCCCACAGCACCAGTTCATCCTCGGCCATATGGTGTTGTAGATCCTCCAAGCTGCGATTACCGTTCTTAGTGGGATCTTTCAGCGCGAGGCACAGCTCAAAGGCAGTCAGCCCTTCCCAGCCCATGCTCAAGGGTGCAAGCGCCCAGTGGGGCGCCCCCGGAACGGCATCGTCGGCTACGTTGCGATCCTGATGGCAGGCGCTGCATTGCAGGGTCGGCGCGCCGTGATTGTCCGGTCCTCTTACCACCAATTGGGCGTGGCGGCGGCGATCGTCACCCTGTCGCGGAAATTCGGTGTTGGTATGGCAGTTCAAACAGCGCGGGTGAGTCAGTACCTCGTAAAGCGGGGCGAACAAGGTCGATTGACCGAAGACCATCTGGCTGGAGCCGAACAGGCCCAGAATCAGGCCGCTCAAAAGCGGTAATTTCATCGCAGGCCTCCTCAGGCAATGTTGAAATCGAGGTTCTTTAGGGGCAGTTCGGTAATGGCTTCCCCGGTGGCGGCGAAGATGGCATTACACAGGGCTGGGCCGACGCAGGGCACCCCCAATTCACCCACCCCGCCAGGGCGGCCGCCGCGGTTCACCAGCACGGTTTCAAAAGAGGGTGTCTGGTACATGCGCAGCACGGGGTAGTCATCAAAATTGTTTTGCTGCACGATGCCGTCTACCAGCTCAATTTCACCAAACAGCACGCTCGACAGGGCGAAGACCACGGCGGACTCCACCTGGGCAATCACCAGATCTGGATTGATCGCGGTACCGCAGTCCACCGCACTGACCACCTTGTGTATAAGCAGATTCCGCTGATCATCCACTGAGGCCTCTACCACCTGGGCGACGAAACTGCCCCAGTGGCCCATAACTGCGATTCCCTGAAAACGCCCAGGCGGCGGATTGCCCCATTGCGCAGCCTGGGCGGCGGCGTCGAGTACCGCCCGGTGCCGGGGGCTGTCGTTCAGCATGTTGCGACGAAATTGATAAGGGTCGGCGCCGCTGCGCCGGGCGACGACATCGATCAGGGTCTCCTGGGCAAACACGTCGGTGTATTTGTTCACCGAGCGCATCCACAGTGCTGGCATGTTGGGTTTGACGGTGAGGTGGAAATCCATCAGTACGTTGTCAATGTCATAGGGCATGCCGGTTTCCAGGTCGGTCAGGTCCTGCAGTGGCGGCAGCTCAACGTCCTGAAGAAGGTCGAGTACCTCCTCCACGTACAGCGAAGCGGTGACATCCTGGGTGACGGCCCGGTGGCTCCAGGAGATGACGTCGCCAGTCGCATCCACCCCCGCAGACACCCTCACCATCGCAGCGGGGCGGTAGAAGCCGCCTTTCATATCATCCTCCCGACTCCAGATTAATTTCAGCGGTTGCTGGACGACCTTGGCCAGCACGGCGGCGTCTCTGACAAAATCGGCCAGGGGGTTGCCCCGGCGGCCAAAGCCACCGCCAGCGGGCATCACATGGAATTGAATTTGATCGGGGAGCAGGCCAAGAATGGCGGCGGCAAAGGTTTTGTCCAGGGTCGGAGATTGGGTGCCGGTCCAGATGTCGCAGCTGTCGCCGCGGTAATCGATCACCACGTTAAGCGGTTCCATGGCGGCGTGGGCCTGGTAGGGGAAGTAATAGTCCTGGCTGATGACCTCCCGCGCCAGCGCATTGGCCAACAGCACCGAGCCGTCATTGCGAATCGGGACACCGGGCAGATTGAGCTTCAAGCCATCCACATTGCGCTGGGCTTTCGAGTCGGTACGCCCCGCCAATACTTCGTTCCAGCTCACCTGTAGCGCCTGGCGACCTTTGGTGGCGGCCCAATAGTCTTCCGCCAACACAGCCACACCGCCGGGAACACTGATAACATCGACCACCCCGGGGACAGCCAGGGCCCCTTGACGGTCGACGCTCAGCGGCTGACCGCCAAACCGGGGTGGGCGTAGCATCACCGCAGTGAGCATATCGGGGATGTCGATATCCATTCCGTAAAGAAAGCTGCCGTTGGTTTTCGGTACCACATCAAGGCGCTGGCGCGAGCTGCCGATAATGCGGTACTGGCTGGGGTCCTTGAGGGTTGGCGTTGTCGGTACAGGCTCCGCCGCTGCGGCCGCCGCCAACTCACCGTAGCTCGCATGGCGGCCATTCGCATCGTCGATCACATAGCCAGATTCGGTACGCAGCGTGCTTGCGCTGACTTGCCAGCGCCGGGCGGCGGCATTCACCAGCATTTGTCTGACGGTAGCGCCTACTGCCCGCTGGCCATCAAAGTAGCCCCTGACGACGGAGCTGGCCACGGTGAACTGCAGTAGCCCGGCAAAGTAGGGATTATTAAAGTTGGCGGCAACCGGCGATAGCGCAGAGCTCACCCGGCTCCAGTCAGCGTCGAGTTCCTCGGCCACCAGCATTGGCAGCGCGGTGAGGGCGCCCTGGCCAATTTCAGCGGCACCGACCAGGACGGTTACCGAATTGTCGGTATCGATTCGCAGAAATTCGCCTATCTGATAGGTGTCTGTCGCCGTTGGGGGCGAAGTGGCTGGGGTATCATTATCACGGTTGGTATCGGTGTCTGAGCTCCCACTGCCGCCGCCACAGGCTACCAATAATCCGCCGCCGGCAAGGGCGGTCAGGCGTAGGAACTGACGCCGATTCAGTCCATTGGCATTCGAAGTGGCAATGCCGCGCTCAAGTATTTTTTTCATGTTTCCCTCCCGCCGCTCGGAGCCTAATGGTCGATGCGGCAAATAAGGTTACGCTCAGTCACAGCACAAGGGGTTCTGGACTGCGGCCCTTCGGCAGCGTCTGTGCGGGCGTGACCCCGCGTGGTGTTCCTTGCTAAGGACCGGGCCATTAGCGGCGAAACCCGGCTTGGTTCGCACCCACACAGACGCTCTGAATGTGATCTTATTTGCCGCATGGACCACTAGCGTTGGTCATCGGCAATTTGGTGAATCGCGCGGCGAATCCGGGCATAGGTACCGCAACGACAGAGATTGCCTGACATCGCTTCATCAATGTCCCGATCGTTCGGCGAAGGAATTTCGGTTAGCAGGGCGGTGGCGGCCATAATTTGGCCGGATTGGCAGTACCCGCATTGGGGGATGTTCATCTCCTGCCAGGCTCGCTGCACCTGCTGGCCTATCGCGTCGGCGGCCATGGCTTCAATGGTCTCGATTCGCCGTTGACCTACCGCTGCAATCGGCAGGACGCAGGATCGTGTCGGCTGGCCGTCCAGGTGAACAGTGCAGGCGCCGCACAGGGCCTGGCCACAGCCAAATTTTGTGCCGGTAAGTTTGAGGTCTTCCCGCAGGACCCATAACAGGGGCTTGTCTTCGGCCACATTGACAGTGTGGTCGACCCCGTTGACGTCGATGGTAAACATGGTGATCTCGCAATGTTGTTATTGATTTTGTCTGGCGCCCGGCAGAATGTGCTCGGTGTTTACATTGTGGCCGGAAACACCGCTAAGACGCAAGTTAGAGTTACGGGGTATTAACCGTTTCGGATGAGTCCGTTGGTGTGGGTAACGCGAGGCGCGAGTATTGGCTAGGTTTTTTGGGAATAAAGGATTGTTGGAGATTAAAAGGAGGCCAAGCGTAGCGGGGTCTCCTGCAGCGCCGCCTGCTGCTCGCGCAGCTGCAGAATATGCTCACCCCAGTAGCGCTCGGTGTTAAACCAGGGGAAGGCCTTGGGAAACGCCGGGTCATCCCAGCGCCGGGCCAGCCAGGCGGCGTGGTGCATAATGCGCAGGCTGCGCAGGGGTTCGATCAATGTCAGCTCCCGGGGGTGGAACTCGTAGAACTCTTCGTAGCCTTCTACCAGCTCCATTAAAGCGCGCTGCTGACTGTCGGAGTCACCCGAGAGAAACATCCACAAATCCTGGATGGCCGGGGCCATTCGACTGTCGTCAAAATCCACCAGCCAGGTTTCCTCACCCCGCCAGAGAATGTTGCCAACGTGGCCATCGCCGTGACAGCGCAGCAGGGTCGGCGGCGCGTCTGCAAAACGCTGGTCGATCACCTTGAGCAAGTCCTCGCTCAGGCTGGCATAGGCATCGCGCAGGGAGTCTGGCAAAAAATTGTGTTCCAGTAGAAAGGCGCGGCTCTGATGACCAAAACTTTGGCTGCTTAGGGTCGGGCGGTGGGCGAAGGTTTCACTGCTACCTAAAAGGTGCAGCCGGCCGAACAGGCGGCCCAGCTGAAACAGGTTTTCCATGTCGTCCAGGGCCGGGGCGTGGCCGCCGCGCCGGGGGTAAATGGCAAAGCGAAAGCCCTCAAAATGGAACAGCGTGTCGCCGTCGGGGTTTTGCCAGGGTGGAATCACTGAAATCTCGTGATCGAATAACTGCTGGGTAAAGCGGTGTTCTTCCAGAATCTGTTCATCGCTCCAGCGGCCCGGGCGATAAAATTTCACCACCACGGGGTCGGCTTCTTCCAGGCCAAACTGGTACACCCGGTTCTCATAACTGTTGAGGGCAAATACCCTCAGGTCGCTAAGCAGCCCCTGACTCTCGACAGCATCGACCACGCGATCGGGATTGAGGTTGGCAAAGTCCTCCCGTACTTGATCGTTCACGACGGCCTCCCGGGTTGATTTAGCAGCGCCACACTTTTGATCTGGGCATACACACCCATGCCCTCAGTCAGGCGCAGTTGCACGCAGGACTTACGGGTAATTTTGGCAAGCAGATAGGGTGGCTGGCTACCCTCACCCAGACGCAATCGCAACAGCATTTGGGCTGGCCCGCTGGCGGCAATGGTATCGATCACGCAGGGCAGGCGATTGAGAATGGAACTGTTGCCGGCGGCGTTGAGGCTGATACTCACGTCTCTGGCCGGCACAAAAATACGCACATTGCTGCCCAGCTCGGCATGGATTTCAGCTAACTCCAGGTGGCGATGAAGGTCGAGCCGCAGGCGGCTCAGATTAAAGTGAGGGTCGTGGGATTCCACACTGGCTTGCAGCACTACCCCGGCGTCTTGCTGCTGGGCAAGGGGCAGGTCCAGACGCGAACACAGCTCGAGAATATTGCCCTGGGCCAGGACTTGCCCCTGCTCCAGCAATAGCACTTCGCTGGCCAGTCGGCTGACTTCGTGAAAACTGTGGCTGACGTAAATAATGGGAATATCCAGATGTCGGGGCAGGTCTTCGAGCAGGCTCAGCAGCTCATCGCGGGCGCTGTCGTGGAGACCAGCGAGGGGTTCGTCCATCAGCAGTAATTGGGGGTGGCGGAGCAGTGCCCGGGCAATGGCGACGCGTTTCTGTTGACCGCCGGAGAGGTGGCTGACAGGGTGTTTCACCAGGTCGCGGATCTGCAGCCAGTCGCAGACCTCCTCTTCGCTCGGGCCGGCCTTGTTGAAGGCGCGGCGGCGGGCGTA is part of the Spongiibacter taiwanensis genome and encodes:
- a CDS encoding acyl-CoA thioesterase; its protein translation is MSVIDDFLAHLSLTDLGDDQFSGFSQHCAATGHLFGGQIMAQAFSAASQTVSLPRLGHQLSGQFLRQGDTESPVYFRVERVKEGRSFSHRRVSASQGGRCLFTLDATFQEDEAGLDHGECSPVTGDPESLPRLEDFDAEFIGPGPRQLFDFLATYSVLEYRFEAPPAYLEHRDRPARQRTWVRAKYPLPEDPALQRALLVYASDHNFLRTALLPYRSRVGKEAFQFASLNHSLWIHRQVDLSEWLRYEVVSPVACHHRTLVTGHFYDLAGRLVATAVQEGLMRLASEGGLASEVV
- a CDS encoding OmpP1/FadL family transporter, which translates into the protein MTFTRSPLPQLTLTIALCWSPFAAAGIGVNPVGFGTEAIGKAGTDTAYSSGPMGLNGNTAGIARQRSANLSLNLEPHIIRGISHWDSLGNQQHSNNDFVVLVSGAWTSPLEANPDVVVGFGVFAQGGVGYIYEDLTTQYNNEDELSAMFGVFRAAPAIAWRVNDRLRLGLSASLNYSEAEQKLFHETSSAEGPFFGLRIDNLSGISFSWRAGVQYDASETVTLGLSYGEKTKLVLEGGSAQVNYQAIGMGKVQYNDAEIDGLSLPREINLGASWQVTPQLNLGAEISWLEWSEALGGIDTTLSRAEDANAPDIKIKGDFGGMDNFAHSVSVEYQFNDSLKAMGGILRVSNLTEKSAITPLNNLQAKWHFSAALQKQFDDHWSAAITYLYTANNNRHYTNTQLPLGQDAEEKFKSYALSFQVNYRW
- a CDS encoding TetR/AcrR family transcriptional regulator, with protein sequence MAEQKISKRQKTRELILRVAAQQFSKYGFAGTSMDGLAKACKLTKGALYDHFGGKDDVYVQSLTAHFDQALDGLEVKTLGLAAAPVEERLLSFARNFVQLLSDDKVFRRLIIHWITDTRTSPSQLLVSGRIVKAFDYMVGLLQEYRPHLDARYHAYGFFCTAILAEDMRSVAEVLTPEVKSVKTAEGLLSYFRETLG
- a CDS encoding xanthine dehydrogenase family protein molybdopterin-binding subunit translates to MKKILERGIATSNANGLNRRQFLRLTALAGGGLLVACGGGSGSSDTDTNRDNDTPATSPPTATDTYQIGEFLRIDTDNSVTVLVGAAEIGQGALTALPMLVAEELDADWSRVSSALSPVAANFNNPYFAGLLQFTVASSVVRGYFDGQRAVGATVRQMLVNAAARRWQVSASTLRTESGYVIDDANGRHASYGELAAAAAAEPVPTTPTLKDPSQYRIIGSSRQRLDVVPKTNGSFLYGMDIDIPDMLTAVMLRPPRFGGQPLSVDRQGALAVPGVVDVISVPGGVAVLAEDYWAATKGRQALQVSWNEVLAGRTDSKAQRNVDGLKLNLPGVPIRNDGSVLLANALAREVISQDYYFPYQAHAAMEPLNVVIDYRGDSCDIWTGTQSPTLDKTFAAAILGLLPDQIQFHVMPAGGGFGRRGNPLADFVRDAAVLAKVVQQPLKLIWSREDDMKGGFYRPAAMVRVSAGVDATGDVISWSHRAVTQDVTASLYVEEVLDLLQDVELPPLQDLTDLETGMPYDIDNVLMDFHLTVKPNMPALWMRSVNKYTDVFAQETLIDVVARRSGADPYQFRRNMLNDSPRHRAVLDAAAQAAQWGNPPPGRFQGIAVMGHWGSFVAQVVEASVDDQRNLLIHKVVSAVDCGTAINPDLVIAQVESAVVFALSSVLFGEIELVDGIVQQNNFDDYPVLRMYQTPSFETVLVNRGGRPGGVGELGVPCVGPALCNAIFAATGEAITELPLKNLDFNIA
- a CDS encoding (2Fe-2S)-binding protein, with product MFTIDVNGVDHTVNVAEDKPLLWVLREDLKLTGTKFGCGQALCGACTVHLDGQPTRSCVLPIAAVGQRRIETIEAMAADAIGQQVQRAWQEMNIPQCGYCQSGQIMAATALLTEIPSPNDRDIDEAMSGNLCRCGTYARIRRAIHQIADDQR
- a CDS encoding serine/threonine protein kinase, which gives rise to MNDQVREDFANLNPDRVVDAVESQGLLSDLRVFALNSYENRVYQFGLEEADPVVVKFYRPGRWSDEQILEEHRFTQQLFDHEISVIPPWQNPDGDTLFHFEGFRFAIYPRRGGHAPALDDMENLFQLGRLFGRLHLLGSSETFAHRPTLSSQSFGHQSRAFLLEHNFLPDSLRDAYASLSEDLLKVIDQRFADAPPTLLRCHGDGHVGNILWRGEETWLVDFDDSRMAPAIQDLWMFLSGDSDSQQRALMELVEGYEEFYEFHPRELTLIEPLRSLRIMHHAAWLARRWDDPAFPKAFPWFNTERYWGEHILQLREQQAALQETPLRLASF
- the modC gene encoding molybdenum ABC transporter ATP-binding protein: MSLLLSLALARSQFALRLDTALPSSGITAICGPSGSGKTTLLRCIAGLERPSGGLIQFNGQDWQNAKSFLPPERRGVALVFQDARLFPHLNVLGNLRYARRRAFNKAGPSEEEVCDWLQIRDLVKHPVSHLSGGQQKRVAIARALLRHPQLLLMDEPLAGLHDSARDELLSLLEDLPRHLDIPIIYVSHSFHEVSRLASEVLLLEQGQVLAQGNILELCSRLDLPLAQQQDAGVVLQASVESHDPHFNLSRLRLDLHRHLELAEIHAELGSNVRIFVPARDVSISLNAAGNSSILNRLPCVIDTIAASGPAQMLLRLRLGEGSQPPYLLAKITRKSCVQLRLTEGMGVYAQIKSVALLNQPGRPS